A section of the Macadamia integrifolia cultivar HAES 741 chromosome 9, SCU_Mint_v3, whole genome shotgun sequence genome encodes:
- the LOC122088261 gene encoding glucose-6-phosphate 1-dehydrogenase 6, cytoplasmic-like: MGSSGASTEGRLSFRSGSFSDGAALDFVPETGCLSIVVLGASGDLAKKKTFPALFNLYRQGFLQPNEVHIFGYARTKISDAELRDRIRGHLVPEKAASSDLSEAVSNFLQSIKYVSGSYESEDGFRQLDKEICEHEISKNSQEGSSRRLFYLALPPSVYPIVCKMIRHCCMNKSDLGGWTRVIVEKPFGKDLGSAEELSAHLGELFDEQQLYRIDHYLGKELVQNLLVLRFANRFFLPLWNRDNIDNIQIVFREDFGTEGRGGYFDEYGIIRDIIQNHLLQVLCLVAMEKPVSLKPEHIRDEKVKVLQSVLPINMEEVVLGQYEGYKADPTVSDNSNTPTFATAVLHIHNERWEGVPFILKAGKALNSRKAEIRVQFKGVPGDIFKCKNHGRNEFVIRLQPSEAMYMKLIVKKPGLQMSTIQSELDLSYGQRYQGVTIPEAYERLILDTIRGDQQHFVRRDELKVAWEIFTPMLHRIDDGELKPIPYKPGSRGPEEADELLAKAGYVQTHGYIWIPPTL; encoded by the exons ATGGGATCGAGCGGTGCTTCCACAGAAGGGAGACTTAGTTTCAGAAGTGGTTCATTCTCAGACGGAGCAGCCCTTGACTTTGTTCCGGAAACTGGCTGTCTCTCTATCGTTGTACTTGGTGCCTCAGGTGACCTTGCCAAAAAGAAGACATTCCCGGCACTTTTCAATCTTTACCGGCAG GGGTTCCTTCAACCAAATGAAGTTCATATTTTTGGGTATGCAAGAACAAAGATCTCAGATGCTGAGTTAAGAGACCGCATACGTGG GCATCTTGTCCCTGAGAAGGCAGCCTCTTCTGATCTCTCTGAAGCCGTATCAAATTTTTTGCAATCG ATCAAATATGTCAGTGGTTCTTATGAGTCTGAGGATGGCTTTCGTCAATTGGATAAGGAAATTTGTGAGCATGAAATCTCAAAAAACAGTCAAGAAGGATCATCCCGTAGACTTTTTTATCTGGCACTTCCTCCATCAGTATATCCAATTGTTTGCAAAATGATCAGGCATTGTTGCATGAATAAAT CTGATCTTGGTGGATGGACTCGAGTAATTGTTGAGAAGCCTTTTGGAAAGGATTTGGGCTCTGCAGAGGAACTTAGTGCACATCTTGGGGAGTTATTTGATGAACAACAACTTTACCGCATTGACCACTACTTGGGAAAAGAATTGGTGCAAAACTTG CTGGTGCTTCGGTTTGCTAATCGCTTTTTTTTGCCTCTGTGGAACCGTGACAACATTGACAACATTCAG ATTGTCTTCAGGGAGGATTTTGGAACAGAAGGACGTGGTGGATATTTTGACGAATATGG AATTATCCGTGATATTATTCAAAATCATCTGTTGCAG GTTCTTTGCTTAGTTGCCATGGAGAAACCTGTTTCTCTTAAACCCGAGCACATCAGGGATGAGAAAGTGAAG GTTCTTCAATCAGTCTTACCTATAAATATGGAAGAGGTGGTACTGGGACAGTATGAAGGGTACAAGGCTGATCCAACAGTTTCTGACAACTCCAATACCCCAACCTTTGCAACTGCCGTTTTGCATATACACAATGAGAGATGGGAgg GTGTTCCTTTTATACTCAAGGCAGGAAAAGCATTGAACTCAAGAAAGGCAGAAATCCGTGTTCAGTTTAAGGGTGTTCCTGGTGATATCTTTAAAT gtAAGAATCATGGGAGAAATGAGTTCGTGATACGCCTGCAACCATCAGAGGCCATGTACATGAAACTGATA GTCAAGAAACCTGGACTGCAAATGTCAACCATACAGAGTGAACTAGACTTGTCGTATGGACAACGTTATCAAGGGGTTACAATTCCTGAGGCTTATGAGCGTCTGATTCTCGATAC AATTCGGGGCGATCAGCAGCATTTTGTTCGGCGGGATGAGTTGAAG GTGGCATGGGAGATATTCACTCCAATGCTGCACAGAATCGATGATGGGGAGCTGAAGCCAATTCCATACAAACCAGGCAGCCGAGGTCCTGAAGAAGCAGATGAGCTTCTGGCAAAGGCTGGCTATGTGCAAACTCATGGTTATATTTGGATCCCACCTACCTTGTAA
- the LOC122089277 gene encoding F-box protein SKIP14-like, producing MTLNFSSRPIFPANPSEDNLLSSLRIANGYVVEGISDKNSNGFGKPRHFNWEIEDSYDCRRDRADRECYHEPISNDILDILPSDPFGMDISATFTAITGWIEDMEADSENYVRDEAGAMKGDYQFVAGLNFIWNSALRFQTEPGSIGIGERSSPVGVFHGWVKDNEFGDGSCDGGFGSVTAVCNVEETPSSNDDDSYAAACHQSNECHEAAEDCPHGEEAEAPHEGLLLSLGYLGVQDLLSAERVCRTLCSAVQNDSLLWMNIHIDQPLSERITDDALMLLIGRAQGSLQSLSLVECSRITDDGLKRILETNPRLKKLSVPGCTRLSVEGIVNNLKAFKLSGAPGIKHLRIGGLYGVTNEHYEELKLLLGSENCQQSKDHKPRYFHCGHLSLSCDDDRAIDIEMCPRCQNLRLVYDCPAESCQGQQTAAQLCRACTLCIARCVQCGRCINDGEYEETFCLDLLCSSCWKQLLNCPERQEEKDVTTKNTIFHQETARYHIHLDG from the exons ATGACCTTGAATTTTTCTAGTCGGCCCATCTTTCCTGCTAATCCGTCCGAAGACAATTTACTATCTTCCCTTAGAATTGCCAACGGCTACGTTGTGGAAGGAATATCTGACAAGAACTCAAATGGTTTTGGTAAGCCACGGCATTTCAACTGGGAAATTGAGGATTCCTATGATTGCAGAAGGGACCGAGCTGATAGGGAATGTTATCACGAGCCAATCTCCAATGATATTCTTGACATCCTTCCGTCGGATCCCTTTGGCATGGATATAAGTGCTACTTTTACCGCTATCACGGGTTGGATCGAGGATATGGAAGCAGATTCTGAGAATTACGTGAGAGATGAAGCTGGAGCAATGAAGGGAGATTATCAATTTGTTGCAGGGTTGAATTTTATCTGGAACAGTGCCTTGAGGTTTCAGACGGAGCCAGGGTCCATTGGAATTGGTGAAAGATCAAGCCCAGTTGGTGTGTTTCATGGATGGGTGAAGGACAATGAATTTGGGGATGGATCGTGTGACGGTGGCTTCGGATCAGTTACAGCAGTATGCAATGTTGAGGAGACCCCGAGTTCTAATGATGATGATTCTTATGCTGCTGCTTGTCATCAATCCAATGAGTGTCATGAGGCTGCTGAAGATTGTCCGCATGGAGAAGAAGCAGAAGCTCCACATGAGGGTTTGCTCCTTTCCCTTGGTTATCTTGGTGTGCAGGATCTCCTTTCTGCTGAAAGGGTTTGCAGAACTCTGTGTTCTGCAGTGCAAAATGATTCCCTCCTGTGGATGAATATTCATATAGACCAGCCATTGAGTGAAAGGATCACAGATGATGCTCTTATGCTGTTAATTGGCCGAGCTCAAGGTAGTTTGCAATCTTTGAGTCTAGTGGAGTGCTCAAGGATCACAGATGATGGTCTGAAACGCATACTTGAAACTAATCCAAGACTAAAGAAG CTGAGTGTGCCAGGATGTACGAGACTCAGTGTTGAAGGAATTGTGAATAACTTGAAGGCCTTCAAGTTGTCCGGGGCACCTGGGATAAAGCACCTAAGGATTGGTGGTCTTTATGGTGTAACAAATGAACACTATGAAGAGTTGAAGCTCTTGTTGGGTTCAGAAAATTGTCAACAGTCGAAAGATCATAAACCACGATATTTTCACTGTGGCCATTTGTCTCTCTCCTGTGATGATGATCGTGCTATTGATATTGAGATGTGTCCAAGATGCCAGAATTTGAGACTGGTCTATGATTGCCCTGCAGAGAGCTGCCAAGGGCAGCAGACTGCTGCACAGTTGTGCAGGGCATGCACACTCTGCATTGCACGTTGTGTCCAATGTGGGCGCTGCATCAATGATGGTGAATATGAGGAGACATTCTGCCTGGACTTGCTTTGTTCAAGCTGCTGGAAGCAATTACTGAATTGCCCAGAAAGACAAGAGGAAAAAGATGTTACGACAAAGAACACCATTTTCCACCAGGAGACAGCAAGGTACCATATTCATCTCGATGGCTAA